A stretch of the Haladaptatus cibarius D43 genome encodes the following:
- a CDS encoding arsenite methyltransferase, which produces MSNDTETVAGDRDPEEARKMVRERYSTIATDGQDCCGDVGIDVTDEGGCCDGNEDATGSERLGYDTDDIASVADGADLGLGCGNPKAFAEMAPGETVLDLGSGAGFDCFLAAQEVGPDGAVIGVDMTPEMVSKARENVAKNDPDNVEFRLGEISHLPVADATVDVVISNCVVNLAPEKQRVFDDAYRVLKPGGRIAISDVVQTAPFPDDVKMDPDSLTGCVAGASTVAGIEAMLDSTGFEAIEIAPKDESTEFISDWDADRDLGEYLVSATIEARKPPQNP; this is translated from the coding sequence ATGAGTAACGATACTGAGACGGTGGCCGGTGACCGCGACCCTGAGGAGGCACGGAAGATGGTACGCGAACGCTACAGCACTATCGCTACGGATGGTCAGGACTGCTGTGGCGACGTCGGTATTGATGTCACCGATGAAGGAGGGTGCTGTGACGGAAATGAAGATGCGACCGGGAGCGAACGCCTCGGGTACGATACGGACGATATCGCATCGGTCGCCGACGGCGCAGATCTCGGTCTCGGATGTGGCAACCCGAAGGCGTTCGCCGAGATGGCGCCCGGCGAGACAGTGCTCGACCTTGGCTCCGGTGCGGGCTTCGACTGCTTCCTCGCCGCACAGGAGGTCGGCCCGGACGGAGCCGTCATCGGTGTCGACATGACACCAGAGATGGTCTCGAAAGCGAGGGAGAACGTCGCGAAAAACGACCCCGACAACGTCGAATTTCGCCTCGGCGAAATCAGCCATCTTCCCGTTGCTGACGCGACCGTCGACGTCGTCATCTCGAACTGTGTCGTCAACCTCGCTCCCGAGAAGCAACGCGTGTTCGACGACGCCTACCGCGTTCTCAAGCCCGGCGGGCGCATCGCCATCTCAGACGTCGTCCAAACCGCGCCGTTCCCCGACGATGTCAAGATGGACCCGGACTCGCTAACTGGCTGTGTCGCCGGTGCATCAACCGTTGCAGGTATTGAAGCGATGCTCGACAGTACCGGCTTCGAAGCAATCGAGATAGCGCCCAAGGATGAGAGCACCGAGTTCATCAGTGATTGGGATGCCGATCGCGATCTCGGTGAGTATCTCGTCTCTGCCACTATCGAAGCCCGGAAGCCTCCACAAAACCCCTAA
- a CDS encoding ArsR/SmtB family transcription factor, with protein sequence MSSTERLQRYLADERGGCGDEEVSQRLAELEEIDATAGGPALDQDVGLLSALANETRYKIVRILHVAGEELCVCEFAPLLDVSDSAISHALSQLTDAGLIIRRKEGKWRKYRATARANAVLIALDGSRELRL encoded by the coding sequence ATGTCATCGACTGAGCGACTACAGCGGTATCTTGCCGACGAACGGGGTGGATGTGGTGATGAGGAGGTCTCCCAGCGTCTGGCGGAACTCGAAGAAATTGATGCGACCGCGGGTGGGCCAGCGCTAGACCAAGATGTCGGGTTGCTATCGGCGCTCGCGAACGAAACCCGGTACAAGATTGTTCGTATCCTCCACGTCGCTGGCGAGGAACTCTGCGTCTGCGAATTTGCGCCGCTGCTCGATGTTAGCGACAGCGCGATCAGTCACGCCCTGTCACAGCTCACCGATGCTGGACTGATCATTCGCCGAAAAGAGGGGAAGTGGAGAAAATATCGTGCGACAGCGCGCGCCAATGCTGTCCTCATCGCTCTGGATGGATCGCGGGAGCTACGATTGTAA